In Zingiber officinale cultivar Zhangliang chromosome 8B, Zo_v1.1, whole genome shotgun sequence, a single genomic region encodes these proteins:
- the LOC122017040 gene encoding uncharacterized protein LOC122017040, producing the protein MDLQKRRVQLLLFVAGLIALSMTAEKFREFVGEEAASKSGKFTFLNCFDMGSGTLACVAKEGVKLYVYNIRNSHVERVRQRATEIALTEAITGGLSASVAAKQALKAGTKAAKDASRQARRIVGPIISSGWDFFEAIYFGGTMTEGFLRGAGTLFGTYAGGYQGEQRLGRFGYLMGSHLGSWIGGRMGLMVYDIIYGLDYLINFVQPEEETSFAGNGDSGSEETYGSGQSIEYEIPSEQTEEYEHVDENREASEDWSLF; encoded by the exons ATGGATCTCCAGAAGCGGCGAGTACAGCTCCTGCTCTTCGTCGCCGGCCTAATAGCGCTCAGCATGACAG CTGAGAAATTTAGGGAATTTGTCGGAGAGGAAGCTGCATCCAAAAGTGGAAAATTCACATTTTTGAACTGCTTCGACATGGGCTCTGGAACACTTGCTTGTGTCGCCAAAGAGGGGGTCAAGCTCTATGTCTACAACATAAGAAATTCACATGTAGAAAGAGTAAGGCAACGTGCAACTGAGATAGCCCTGACCGAGGCAATCACCGGGGGCCTGAGTGCTAGTGTGGCGGCAAAGCAGGCGCTAAAAGCTGGAACCAAAGCTGCAAAGGATGCATCGAGGCAGGCCAGGCGCATTGTGGGTCCAATCATATCGTCAGGCTGGGATTTCTTTGAAGCTATATACTTCGGAGGAACAATGACAGAGGGTTTCCTTAGAGGGGCTGGCACTCTGTTTGGCACCTATGCAGGAGGTTACCAGGGAGAGCAAAGACTGGGAAGATTTGGCTATCTCATGGGAAGTCATCTCGGTAGCTGGATTGGAGGAAGGATGGGATTGATGGTATACGACATCATCTACGGACTCGACTACTTGATTAATTTTGTCCAACCAGAAGAAGAGACCTCATTTGCCGGTAATGGAGATTCAGGATCTGAAGAAACATATGGCTCAGGACAGAGTATCGAGTATGAGATTCCTAGCGAACAAACCGAAGAATATGAGCATGTTGATGAAAACCGTGAAGCTTCTGAGGATTGGAGCCTCTTCTGA